A window from Leptothermofonsia sichuanensis E412 encodes these proteins:
- a CDS encoding mechanosensitive ion channel domain-containing protein, with product MNWLLTQLQSMISALGKLFASPMFEIGNNRYSLSQLGSLVLIIIAVFWVSRGLSNWFKRGVLVRMGLDRGTREVIAAFIRYLFTLIGFLIVLQTAGVNLSSLTLIAGVVGIGLGFGLQNLASNFISGLTLLVEQPIRVGDFIEVNDLLGTVENISIRSTTVRTLDGVFVIVPNVKFVESNVVNWSYRDPRCRLHIPVGVAYGSDTLLVSEALLEAARKNQRVLSDPPPRVWFRSFGDSALVFELLVWINQPTESEPIKSSLNFQIERELRIRNVQVPFPQRDLHIRNLDEVLPLFHPNGHTGDPDSRKPLPEMAVAEPQKAAPKPPSNLALRDLLRRISYFEQCSDAELLQLIEYGYRQLFPADQVVCQEDTPGDSFYLILKGSVEIFSKRVEQYIATLNEGEFFGEMSLLLGISRSATVRTLEDTILFVIERNDLQRLLENHRGLADQIAQKLMERQQTLREMGILSEFSEETPLLKIRRRLQTLFGI from the coding sequence ATGAACTGGCTCCTTACTCAGCTTCAAAGCATGATTTCAGCACTGGGCAAACTGTTTGCGTCGCCCATGTTTGAAATCGGGAACAACCGTTACTCTCTCAGTCAGCTTGGCAGTCTTGTCCTGATCATCATTGCTGTCTTTTGGGTATCTCGCGGCTTAAGCAACTGGTTCAAACGCGGTGTGCTGGTTCGTATGGGCCTCGATCGGGGAACTCGCGAAGTCATTGCCGCCTTCATCCGGTACCTGTTTACGCTGATCGGCTTTCTAATCGTGCTGCAAACGGCAGGCGTGAATCTCAGTTCTCTGACGCTGATTGCAGGGGTAGTGGGGATTGGTCTTGGCTTCGGCTTGCAAAACCTGGCCAGCAACTTTATCAGCGGTCTGACCTTACTGGTTGAGCAACCAATTCGAGTTGGGGATTTTATTGAAGTCAATGACCTGCTGGGTACCGTCGAAAATATTTCGATTCGTTCCACCACAGTTCGGACTCTGGATGGCGTGTTCGTCATCGTACCGAATGTGAAATTTGTTGAGAGCAATGTTGTTAACTGGAGTTATCGGGACCCCCGCTGTCGTCTTCACATTCCAGTTGGTGTTGCCTATGGCAGTGATACGTTACTGGTGTCTGAGGCGCTGCTGGAAGCTGCCCGAAAAAATCAGCGCGTGTTGAGTGACCCTCCGCCCAGAGTCTGGTTTCGGTCTTTTGGCGATAGTGCCCTGGTGTTTGAACTGCTGGTATGGATCAATCAACCAACCGAAAGCGAACCCATCAAGAGCAGCTTGAATTTTCAGATTGAACGGGAGTTACGAATTCGCAATGTTCAGGTTCCTTTTCCTCAACGAGACTTGCACATTCGCAATTTGGATGAAGTTTTGCCGCTGTTTCACCCCAATGGACACACAGGTGACCCCGATTCCAGAAAACCGCTGCCAGAGATGGCGGTGGCGGAACCCCAAAAGGCGGCACCCAAACCCCCTAGCAATCTGGCTCTGCGCGATCTATTACGGCGGATTTCCTATTTTGAGCAGTGTAGTGATGCGGAATTACTCCAGTTAATTGAGTATGGCTATCGCCAACTGTTTCCTGCTGATCAGGTGGTGTGCCAGGAGGACACCCCTGGCGATTCCTTTTACCTGATCCTGAAGGGTTCGGTAGAAATCTTCTCCAAGCGGGTGGAGCAGTATATCGCCACCCTGAATGAAGGCGAATTTTTTGGAGAAATGTCCCTTTTGCTGGGTATTTCCCGTTCAGCTACTGTCCGCACCCTGGAAGACACCATTCTATTCGTCATCGAACGAAATGACCTTCAGCGTCTGTTAGAAAATCATCGAGGATTGGCAGACCAGATTGCCCAAAAGCTGATGGAACGGCAACAAACGCTGCGCGAAATGGGCATTCTGTCTGAATTCTCCGAGGAAACCCCATTACTGAAAATTCGTAGACGCCTGCAAACCCTGTTTGGTATTTAA
- a CDS encoding 6-carboxytetrahydropterin synthase yields the protein MKCIINRRAQFSASHRYWLPELSEAENLEQFGACTRYPGHGHNYVLYVSMVGELDEYGMVLNLSDVKQVIKREVTSQLDFSYLNHVWQEFQDTLPTTEQMARVIWQRLAPHLPLVRIQLFEHPELWADYYGNGMEAYLTISTHFSAAHRLARPDLSYEENCEIYGKCARPNGHGHNYHLEVTIKGNIDPRTGMIADLVAFQKAVDDYVVEPFDHTFLNKDIPYFAEVVPTAENIAVHIRDLLQEPIRQIGARLHRVKLIESPNNSCEVYCAEDASVAAIAGLREPALVEV from the coding sequence ATGAAATGTATCATTAATCGCCGCGCCCAGTTTTCAGCCAGCCATCGCTATTGGTTGCCTGAACTCAGTGAAGCAGAGAACCTGGAGCAATTTGGCGCCTGTACTCGCTATCCCGGTCATGGCCATAATTATGTCCTTTACGTTTCGATGGTAGGGGAATTGGATGAATATGGCATGGTGCTGAACCTGTCAGATGTGAAGCAGGTAATCAAACGAGAAGTGACCAGTCAGCTTGACTTTTCTTATCTCAACCATGTCTGGCAGGAATTTCAGGACACTTTACCGACGACAGAACAGATGGCGCGGGTTATCTGGCAACGACTTGCCCCCCATCTCCCGCTTGTGCGCATTCAACTTTTTGAACACCCTGAACTTTGGGCAGACTACTACGGAAACGGTATGGAAGCGTATCTCACTATCAGTACCCATTTCAGTGCTGCCCACCGGCTGGCACGTCCTGACTTGAGCTATGAGGAAAATTGCGAGATCTATGGCAAGTGTGCCCGTCCCAATGGTCACGGACATAACTACCACCTGGAGGTAACGATTAAAGGCAACATCGACCCCCGCACGGGCATGATTGCGGACCTGGTGGCATTTCAGAAGGCTGTCGATGATTACGTGGTGGAACCCTTTGACCACACGTTCTTAAACAAAGATATTCCCTATTTTGCTGAAGTGGTGCCGACTGCTGAGAACATCGCTGTCCATATTCGCGATCTTTTGCAGGAGCCGATTCGCCAGATCGGAGCCAGGTTGCACAGAGTCAAGTTGATCGAAAGTCCTAATAATTCTTGTGAAGTTTATTGTGCGGAGGACGCCTCAGTGGCAGCGATCGCGGGTCTGAGAGAGCCTGCTTTAGTTGAAGTCTAG
- a CDS encoding FtsW/RodA/SpoVE family cell cycle protein, with product MNLRLLIPFVDTTAQDWAVEARWLRWLTFLWLAVGLAVMFSASFAIADSELGDGFYYLKLQLVWIAIGMVAFNLLVHSPLRYVVGVADWLLLLILSFILVTLIPGVGTTVNGATRWLFVGPFPIQPSELIKPFLVLQSARIFGQWNRLRWATRLAWLGIFIVVILGILLQPNLSTAALCGILLWLVALAAGLPYTQLSTTAIAGFVLALVSVSLRSYQRRRVMSFLNPWADPTGDGYQLVQSLLAVGSGGPLGTGFGLSQQKLFYLPIQDTDFIFAVFAEEFGFLGSVLLLLLLVVYATLAVRVAMKTQKPVYRLVAIGVMILLVGQSLLHIGVSTGVLPTTGLPFPLMSYGGSSMIASLAAAGLLIRVARESSEATVVSLHDHRAVEKGKEGVRRRLV from the coding sequence GTGAATCTGCGTTTACTGATCCCCTTTGTTGACACTACTGCCCAGGACTGGGCGGTTGAAGCTCGCTGGCTACGCTGGCTGACCTTTTTGTGGCTGGCTGTAGGGCTGGCCGTGATGTTTTCGGCATCTTTTGCGATCGCCGATTCCGAACTGGGTGACGGGTTTTATTACCTGAAACTGCAACTGGTCTGGATTGCCATTGGCATGGTGGCGTTTAACCTGCTGGTTCACTCCCCCCTGCGATACGTGGTGGGGGTAGCAGATTGGCTGCTACTGCTGATCCTGAGCTTTATTCTGGTGACGCTAATTCCCGGTGTGGGCACAACGGTGAATGGGGCAACCCGCTGGCTGTTTGTAGGTCCTTTCCCGATCCAGCCTTCAGAGTTGATCAAGCCCTTCCTGGTACTTCAAAGTGCCCGCATTTTTGGGCAGTGGAATCGACTCCGCTGGGCAACCCGCCTGGCATGGCTGGGCATCTTTATAGTCGTGATTCTGGGAATCCTGCTTCAGCCTAACCTGAGTACAGCCGCTCTGTGTGGCATTTTGCTGTGGTTGGTGGCCCTGGCAGCCGGACTTCCCTATACCCAGTTGAGCACGACTGCGATCGCCGGATTTGTTCTGGCGCTGGTCAGTGTCAGTTTACGCAGCTACCAGCGTCGTCGGGTGATGTCATTCCTGAACCCCTGGGCGGACCCGACTGGAGATGGCTATCAGTTGGTGCAAAGTCTGCTGGCAGTGGGTTCCGGGGGGCCGCTGGGTACGGGGTTTGGGTTATCCCAGCAAAAGCTGTTTTATCTGCCCATTCAGGATACGGATTTTATTTTCGCAGTCTTTGCGGAAGAATTTGGTTTTTTGGGGAGTGTGTTGCTCCTGTTGCTGCTGGTAGTCTATGCCACGCTGGCGGTGCGAGTGGCCATGAAAACGCAAAAGCCGGTGTATCGGCTGGTGGCGATCGGGGTCATGATTCTGCTGGTGGGTCAATCCCTGTTGCATATCGGCGTATCCACCGGGGTTTTGCCAACCACCGGGCTACCCTTTCCCCTGATGAGCTATGGTGGCAGTTCCATGATTGCCAGCCTCGCAGCGGCAGGACTGTTAATTCGGGTGGCACGGGAAAGCAGTGAAGCAACAGTGGTGTCCTTGCATGACCATCGGGCAGTGGAGAAGGGAAAAGAGGGAGTGAGGCGAAGACTCGTATAA
- a CDS encoding cytochrome c biogenesis protein CcdA translates to MLETLKTQLYWLEHFADTLVAQQLVHLTPVSVGIIFLAGLLTSLTPCMLSMLPITIGYIGGYENQTRLQATAQSAWFSLGLATTLAGLGILAAVLGQIYGQVGFGLPILVSIVAILMGLNLLEALPLQLPAWGGIAWISKDLPSGARSYLIGLTFGLVASPCSTPVLATLLAWITTTKDPVLGSVLLLFYAIGYVAPLVLAGTFTASIKKLLELRRWSGWITPASGALLVGFGVFSLLFRFLPNGTI, encoded by the coding sequence ATGCTGGAAACCTTAAAAACCCAACTGTACTGGTTAGAGCACTTTGCCGATACGTTAGTTGCTCAACAATTGGTGCATCTGACTCCCGTAAGTGTGGGGATTATCTTTCTGGCAGGGCTGCTGACCAGCCTTACCCCCTGCATGCTTTCCATGCTGCCAATCACGATTGGCTACATTGGCGGCTACGAGAACCAGACTCGCCTTCAGGCGACGGCTCAGTCTGCCTGGTTTTCTTTGGGGCTGGCAACGACCCTGGCCGGGTTAGGGATTCTGGCGGCGGTATTGGGGCAGATTTATGGACAGGTCGGGTTTGGATTACCCATCCTGGTCAGCATCGTGGCAATTCTGATGGGGTTAAATTTGCTGGAGGCATTACCGCTACAGTTACCTGCCTGGGGTGGGATAGCATGGATTTCTAAGGATTTGCCCTCAGGGGCGCGATCGTACCTGATTGGGCTGACCTTTGGGCTGGTGGCATCACCCTGTAGCACCCCTGTTCTGGCAACCTTGCTGGCGTGGATCACGACCACAAAAGACCCGGTGTTGGGAAGTGTGCTGCTGCTGTTTTATGCGATCGGCTATGTGGCTCCCCTGGTACTGGCAGGTACGTTTACCGCCTCGATCAAAAAACTGCTGGAACTGCGCCGCTGGTCAGGGTGGATTACTCCTGCCAGTGGTGCCTTGCTGGTAGGGTTTGGGGTGTTCTCGCTGCTGTTTCGGTTTCTTCCAAACGGCACGATTTAA
- a CDS encoding pentapeptide repeat-containing protein: protein MSTAKLLPGADLEDADLAQQNLQGINLAGAKLTGADLSRSILSGASLEGANLIGCQLVRADLRASLMGANLMQADLTEADLRGANLRGANLMRSRLHRATLSGAFLSGANLMGVNLQGVDLRGTDLRGANLSNANLQGANLSQADLQGALLAEANLEEADLQGANLAGANFSGANLLCAELDNANLEGANFAGACLVGTVKESGKASGRSS, encoded by the coding sequence ATGTCGACGGCAAAACTCCTTCCCGGTGCTGATTTAGAAGACGCCGACCTGGCGCAACAAAACCTCCAGGGCATCAACCTGGCTGGGGCAAAGCTGACCGGGGCGGACCTGAGCCGGTCGATCCTGAGTGGGGCATCCCTGGAAGGGGCGAACTTGATTGGCTGTCAACTCGTCAGGGCAGACCTGCGTGCCAGCCTGATGGGAGCCAATCTGATGCAGGCAGATTTGACAGAAGCTGACCTGCGGGGGGCAAATCTGCGGGGGGCAAACCTGATGCGATCGCGCCTGCATCGAGCAACCCTCTCCGGTGCTTTTCTCAGTGGTGCCAACCTGATGGGCGTTAACCTCCAGGGCGTTGATCTGCGCGGGACTGACCTGCGGGGGGCAAATCTGAGTAACGCTAACTTGCAGGGGGCAAACCTGAGTCAGGCGGATTTACAGGGTGCCCTCTTAGCCGAAGCCAACCTGGAAGAAGCGGACCTGCAAGGGGCAAACCTGGCAGGAGCCAACTTTTCAGGGGCAAACCTGCTCTGTGCCGAGTTAGACAACGCCAACCTGGAGGGGGCTAATTTTGCTGGAGCCTGCCTGGTGGGAACGGTGAAAGAGTCTGGTAAGGCATCGGGACGCTCCAGCTAA
- a CDS encoding acetamidase/formamidase family protein, with the protein MKDHHHHAHDPDLNSHHHSPGDCQENHPAEPQKAAPVPPDDDSLEEHPQFLSKQSRRAFLASTAAMAAITASSCSSRGFNRDPEEAKQETIAAGEAIRSAGNFHTLKATSQTCFWGFFDKTLPPVLTIESGDIVYVETLTHHAGDAPDLLMDDGTREVYDRLTDRGPGVHIMTGPIAVKGAEPGDTLMVRILNAQPRLPYGSNAAAHWGYLYNTFKKERITIYRLDVMAGLAQPIFGYDFKDLPLYNKPGHIIQPNKGARQDFKSRVAIPLRPHFGVMGVAPAESGRINSIPPGPFGGNIDNWRIGAGATMYYPVFNKGANFYVGDPHMAQGDAELAGTAIEASMNGYLQIFVLKDFPITNPILETDAHWITHGFNEDLNKAMRQCAEQMMDFLQTKKKISADEAYSIISAGVDFGVTQVVDIRQGCHAALPKNIFVPAPYQG; encoded by the coding sequence ATGAAAGATCACCACCATCACGCGCACGATCCTGATCTGAATTCTCACCACCATTCGCCGGGTGACTGCCAGGAGAATCACCCGGCGGAACCACAAAAGGCTGCTCCGGTTCCGCCAGATGATGACTCCCTGGAAGAGCATCCCCAGTTTCTTTCTAAACAATCCCGGCGGGCATTTCTGGCATCCACCGCCGCTATGGCTGCCATCACAGCCTCCAGTTGTTCGAGCCGGGGATTTAATCGAGATCCGGAGGAGGCGAAACAGGAAACCATTGCAGCGGGGGAAGCGATTCGCAGTGCAGGCAATTTTCACACACTCAAGGCAACCTCTCAAACTTGCTTCTGGGGCTTTTTTGACAAAACACTGCCCCCCGTTTTGACGATTGAGTCGGGTGATATTGTCTATGTCGAAACCCTGACCCACCATGCCGGTGATGCCCCTGACCTGCTGATGGATGATGGCACCAGGGAAGTCTATGACCGGCTCACTGACCGGGGGCCAGGGGTGCATATTATGACGGGACCGATCGCCGTTAAAGGGGCGGAACCGGGTGACACACTGATGGTCAGAATTCTCAATGCCCAACCCCGCCTGCCTTATGGCAGCAATGCGGCTGCCCATTGGGGCTATCTCTACAACACCTTCAAAAAAGAACGAATCACCATCTATCGATTAGATGTCATGGCTGGACTGGCCCAACCCATCTTTGGCTATGACTTCAAAGATCTCCCTCTGTACAACAAGCCAGGCCATATCATTCAGCCAAATAAAGGCGCACGACAGGATTTCAAATCCAGGGTTGCGATTCCGCTGCGTCCCCACTTTGGTGTCATGGGGGTTGCTCCGGCGGAAAGTGGACGGATTAATAGCATCCCGCCCGGTCCCTTTGGTGGCAACATCGACAACTGGCGCATTGGTGCAGGGGCCACAATGTACTATCCCGTCTTTAACAAAGGGGCAAACTTCTATGTCGGGGACCCCCATATGGCGCAGGGGGATGCGGAACTGGCCGGGACGGCGATCGAAGCTTCGATGAATGGTTACCTGCAAATCTTTGTACTCAAAGATTTCCCAATTACCAACCCCATCCTGGAAACCGATGCTCACTGGATTACCCATGGCTTTAATGAGGATTTGAACAAAGCTATGCGGCAGTGTGCCGAACAAATGATGGACTTTCTGCAAACGAAGAAGAAGATCAGTGCGGATGAGGCTTACAGCATCATTTCGGCAGGGGTTGATTTTGGGGTGACCCAGGTTGTGGATATCCGGCAGGGGTGCCATGCCGCTCTGCCCAAGAATATCTTTGTGCCAGCGCCCTATCAGGGGTAA
- a CDS encoding BMP family protein produces the protein MNRLIGLFRSSTLAVLAGLMVSCNGIETEPDRALASNFKVAAVLPTEVNDQALSESAYQGLKLIEKQLVAKTAYTSQVADLPVTQMRNIFSQYAEQGFDFVIGKSETYISAVEAIAQQFPRTKFAIVAAYPGNNFNVGSLSFRDGELGYLCGVVAALKSTTGQIAFIGDVDLPASRKVALLFERGARSVQSGITVRTQWIGNPNPTRAKEVAQRQIREGSDVLLVRTEQMDEVIHQAAGELNTYTVGWGKDWYDVAPGTVLTSGIQRLPELLLQGASLVRLGRWEGKPYRFGLREGVQDLAPFRGALTPEEARTVQQVKEDILTGKVDVSL, from the coding sequence ATGAATAGACTTATCGGGTTGTTCAGATCCAGCACGCTGGCAGTTCTTGCCGGGTTGATGGTCAGTTGTAACGGAATAGAGACGGAACCGGATCGAGCCTTGGCCAGTAATTTCAAAGTGGCGGCAGTTTTACCCACTGAAGTTAACGATCAGGCTTTGAGTGAGTCTGCCTATCAGGGGCTGAAGCTGATTGAAAAGCAACTGGTTGCCAAAACTGCTTACACCAGTCAGGTTGCTGACCTGCCGGTAACTCAGATGCGAAATATTTTCAGTCAGTATGCCGAACAGGGCTTTGATTTTGTGATTGGGAAAAGCGAAACTTATATTTCCGCTGTGGAAGCGATCGCGCAGCAGTTCCCGCGCACAAAATTTGCCATTGTGGCCGCCTATCCAGGAAATAACTTCAATGTCGGCAGTCTCTCATTCCGGGATGGTGAACTGGGCTATCTCTGTGGAGTCGTTGCGGCGTTAAAAAGCACCACCGGCCAGATTGCCTTTATTGGCGATGTCGATTTACCCGCTTCCAGGAAAGTTGCCCTGCTATTTGAACGGGGAGCAAGATCCGTCCAGTCTGGTATTACAGTCCGGACCCAATGGATAGGCAACCCCAATCCAACCAGGGCAAAGGAGGTTGCCCAACGGCAGATCCGGGAGGGTAGCGATGTTCTCCTGGTCAGAACAGAGCAGATGGATGAGGTCATCCATCAAGCAGCGGGGGAATTGAATACCTATACGGTTGGGTGGGGCAAAGATTGGTACGACGTGGCTCCCGGAACAGTACTGACCAGTGGCATTCAGCGCCTGCCCGAATTACTGCTGCAAGGTGCCAGTCTGGTGCGCCTGGGGCGCTGGGAAGGGAAGCCATACAGATTTGGGTTGCGGGAAGGGGTGCAAGACCTGGCTCCCTTTCGAGGAGCACTCACCCCTGAGGAAGCGAGGACTGTACAGCAAGTCAAAGAGGACATTCTGACGGGCAAGGTAGATGTTTCCCTATAA
- a CDS encoding hybrid sensor histidine kinase/response regulator: MARLLHNHQNKKPVEHTPSPIAHSSRKLRRLLWQSSIANQLCVGLVCLVASSLLVTGGMLIYSSYEVQQQQSKLLQRERSRAAAGAINAYMDDLIRKLNYVGRIRGLTNLPPAMQQTLLEALTRNNDAYEMVAIINNTGTPVSVITPYAQLRIGSFASTPLFRRAFKHQEDFVDTVDFGADGNLSTMLAVPIRNKQDVVDGVLAAKVNLRFLDFVVSKTKVGKTGYTYVIDNRNIVIARARTANDYRSGLEDISHRRFVKQFSLTTATPPMIYQGLHNQEVLGATAIVPTTFWRVVVELPTEEAYQAIRNSIWATSGVLGIATLVAAGLGFLMSRRIISPLQKLTAAAVGISNGDLSIQVKTRANNELGVLASSFNKMARQLQESFTALEKTNEDLEQRVAQRTMELQEAKEAADAANSAKSEFLANMSHELRTPLNGILGYAQILERSPTMVPKDLRGIDIIRQCSTHLLTLINDILDLSKIEARKLELCPSEFHFPSFLQGIAEISQVRAEQKRLAFVYQVSPDVPTGVYADEKRLRQVLINLLGNAIKFTEAGSVTFRVEVLEKQSPASIDGQGIPSTRHKIRFQVEDTGIGMKAEHLEKIFLPFEQVGQVKQQAEGTGLGLAISQKIIEIMGSTIQVKSYPGEGSMFWIDLDLMEASEWVQTGLALNQKRIKGYQGDRKRILVVDDKWENRSVVLNLLELLGFDVIEADNAPDAFSKALSSPVDVIITEPHVHGMEELELIHKLCAAEELQETIIIVSSASVFESDQRKFMQAGGADFLPKPVQANDLLYILQKHLHLEWIYEQEAEPITLIQPPSDTSNISAATMTLPASEDLKTLYDLAMKGRVKSLIDHLESLEQASAHLTPFANHLRQLARGFQVQRIQEFIRSQMADA, translated from the coding sequence GTGGCGCGACTATTGCATAACCATCAGAATAAAAAACCAGTTGAGCACACTCCCAGTCCGATTGCCCACTCCAGCCGTAAACTACGCCGTTTGTTGTGGCAATCCTCGATCGCCAATCAGCTCTGCGTCGGATTGGTCTGCCTGGTGGCTTCCAGCCTGCTGGTGACCGGGGGAATGCTGATCTATTCCAGCTATGAGGTACAGCAGCAACAGTCAAAACTGCTACAGCGGGAGCGATCGCGGGCAGCAGCTGGGGCAATCAATGCCTACATGGATGACTTAATCCGCAAGCTGAACTATGTGGGCAGGATTCGGGGCCTGACCAACCTGCCACCCGCCATGCAACAGACCCTATTGGAAGCCCTCACCCGCAACAATGATGCCTATGAGATGGTGGCAATCATTAACAACACGGGCACTCCAGTCTCGGTCATTACTCCCTATGCCCAGTTGCGAATTGGCAGTTTTGCCAGCACCCCACTCTTTCGGCGGGCATTTAAGCACCAGGAAGATTTTGTCGATACCGTGGACTTTGGTGCAGACGGCAACCTTTCCACCATGCTGGCAGTCCCCATTCGGAATAAACAGGATGTGGTGGACGGCGTTCTGGCAGCTAAAGTCAATTTACGGTTTCTGGATTTCGTCGTTTCCAAAACAAAAGTGGGGAAGACGGGCTATACCTACGTCATCGACAATCGCAATATAGTGATTGCCAGAGCCAGAACCGCCAATGATTACCGCTCTGGGCTGGAGGACATTAGCCATCGCCGATTTGTAAAGCAATTTTCCCTGACCACAGCCACCCCACCCATGATTTACCAGGGATTGCATAATCAGGAAGTCCTGGGAGCCACCGCGATCGTGCCCACAACCTTCTGGCGCGTGGTTGTCGAATTGCCCACGGAGGAAGCCTACCAGGCCATCCGCAACTCTATCTGGGCAACATCGGGTGTGCTGGGCATTGCCACCCTGGTAGCCGCCGGGCTGGGTTTTTTGATGTCTCGCCGGATCATTTCCCCTTTGCAGAAACTCACCGCTGCCGCTGTTGGAATCAGTAACGGCGACCTTAGTATCCAGGTCAAGACCCGTGCCAACAACGAACTGGGAGTCCTGGCAAGTTCTTTTAACAAAATGGCACGGCAGTTGCAGGAGTCCTTCACTGCCCTGGAAAAGACAAACGAAGACCTGGAACAGCGCGTTGCCCAGCGCACGATGGAGTTGCAGGAGGCAAAGGAAGCGGCTGATGCGGCTAACAGTGCCAAAAGCGAGTTTCTGGCAAACATGAGCCATGAATTGCGCACGCCCCTCAACGGCATTCTGGGGTACGCCCAAATTCTGGAGCGATCGCCCACGATGGTGCCTAAAGATCTGCGTGGTATCGACATCATCCGCCAATGCAGCACCCACCTGCTTACCCTGATCAATGACATTCTCGACCTCTCCAAAATTGAAGCCCGCAAACTGGAACTGTGTCCCAGTGAGTTTCACTTTCCTTCCTTTTTGCAGGGAATTGCTGAAATTTCCCAGGTACGGGCAGAGCAGAAACGACTTGCCTTTGTGTATCAGGTGTCTCCCGATGTGCCCACGGGAGTCTACGCCGACGAAAAACGCCTGCGCCAGGTATTGATCAACCTGCTCGGTAATGCGATCAAATTTACCGAAGCGGGCAGCGTCACCTTTCGAGTAGAGGTGCTGGAAAAGCAGTCGCCAGCCAGCATAGACGGGCAGGGAATTCCGTCCACCCGCCATAAAATCCGCTTCCAGGTAGAGGATACTGGGATTGGAATGAAAGCGGAACACCTGGAAAAAATCTTTCTGCCGTTTGAGCAGGTGGGGCAGGTTAAACAACAGGCAGAGGGTACTGGCTTAGGGCTGGCAATCAGCCAGAAAATTATTGAAATCATGGGTTCAACGATTCAGGTCAAAAGCTATCCAGGAGAGGGCAGCATGTTCTGGATTGACCTGGACCTGATGGAAGCCAGCGAGTGGGTACAAACGGGACTGGCACTGAATCAGAAGCGGATTAAAGGCTACCAGGGGGACAGGAAAAGAATTCTGGTGGTAGATGACAAATGGGAAAATCGCTCGGTTGTCCTGAATTTGCTGGAACTACTGGGGTTTGATGTCATCGAGGCAGACAATGCGCCCGACGCCTTCAGCAAAGCGCTGTCATCCCCGGTGGATGTGATCATTACAGAGCCGCATGTGCATGGAATGGAGGAACTGGAACTGATCCACAAACTCTGTGCTGCCGAAGAATTGCAGGAAACCATCATTATCGTCTCCTCTGCCAGCGTGTTTGAAAGTGACCAGCGCAAATTTATGCAGGCAGGGGGAGCGGATTTTCTGCCTAAACCGGTGCAGGCAAACGACCTGCTCTACATTCTGCAAAAGCATCTTCACCTGGAGTGGATCTATGAGCAGGAGGCGGAACCAATTACGCTGATTCAGCCCCCTTCAGACACTTCAAACATCTCTGCTGCAACGATGACCCTGCCAGCTTCAGAAGACCTGAAAACGCTGTATGACCTGGCCATGAAGGGGCGAGTCAAAAGCCTGATTGACCATCTAGAATCCCTGGAGCAAGCCAGCGCTCACCTTACCCCCTTTGCCAATCATCTGCGCCAACTGGCCAGAGGTTTTCAGGTTCAACGAATTCAGGAATTTATTCGATCGCAGATGGCAGATGCCTAA